AATTGCAATAACATTTGTATTCGGGAAACTAAATCATTTTGTTACTACTTATGAAACATTTGTCACTGGTACAGTCTGAAGTATTGTGCAATCCTGCTAGCTTTGTCCAGCTAGTATGTCACTAGGTATAGTCTGGAGTATTGTGGAATCTTGATAACTAGATCATTGAAGGCGCGCGTTACTGCGCCCCTCCATTTTGATGTTATATATTAGGAACCATGGAAATATATGGATGTATTTTTAATTTATTATTGTCGGTAATTTTTGTAAGTGATCTGTCCCATTGTAGCCTGATCATGGAAGCGGTGCAATCTAATTTTCACAAATGAATAAAGACTTCGTTTAGGCTTCTAAATAGTCCACCTTTACCAAATGAGTTCaaaaatatttgtttgaaattAGACAGAACCAGACACCCTGGTTTAACAAAAATGTTTGATACAATTTTTCACAACAGGTCCAGGGGAACCTTGTGGAGGGATGTGAAGATCTTGAAGGGTGGCTCAACGGCAGTAGACCATACTTTATCCAGCTGAAGCTGTCATCGTCTTCCTCAATATCCTGCAAGGTTGAGGAGACATGCGGCAAGGAGCTCAGCCTCACCTGCGTGCTCCACTTGGTCATCATGGTCCTGCATTGGTTATGGTTGTGTTCATGTGGAGATTatagaaataaaaataattgcTAGTGCACAATCACCTGAAAATTCCTTAAGTTTCAATCAATAATCTCAACTGGAATATAAGAAGACTTCAGTTCCATGTGGAACATATGCTTCCAAAGAAATAATCTTCTATGATAATTCCAGAACAGAAGAGACCTTAGGAAGCGTGTTGTCAAACTAATCTATCTTAAACAACAAAATACTCCATGTTGATCTGCTCCATGGGCATCGAGATGTAGCTTCAGTTACAGGAGATTAGGCATTGCATCCACCTCAAATTCCAGGAAGGGTACACGGCACCTGAACTTGAAGCACTTGAGAACCAATAATCCTGTCTTAAGTGAAGACAATTCTTTCTGCAGGATTTGCTCGGACATATAATGAGAAAACAGTAAGTGCCGGCAATCCTCTGAGAACATCAACATCATTGCTCATTAGTTCCCTAATCCCAATCTTTAAATTGCACAGCTTGCTGAGATGTCCAGTCCATTTGGGAATGCTTGAGAAGCTGCAAATGCATGGCAACCACTCAAATCTCTGAAGAAGCACCGGAGGAGAGGAACTGCTGCTCAAGCCATCGCAGGAAATGCTCATGCTGGAAGGTCCACTGTCCAGATAACTTGAACGCTCCAAAGTTACCGATCTGAGGTTGGTGAGTTTAGCGAGAATAGAGTCCATATTATCCATTTTGCTTTTTAAATAAGAAGGAACTGTAGAACAGGTGAGCCGAAGATCCTGGAGATTGGTCAGCCCACCGAGACGAGGCTCTGCACATTATCTATCGAGTTAACACATAGATCAAAATATCCAAGTGTGCAAAGCGATGTCATGTTGCCAATACCATAGATCACCATTGACCATAATCCTAGAGCAGCAGAAGTTGTTAGTAATTAAAAGCAGAAGGTGCTGCTGTTTAAAAATAAAGGTAGTAATGAACTTAAATAACAGCATCCTAATTATTATTTTGAAGGAAGGGTGCTAACTTATATATAATCATATGAAAAAAAAGTATTCAGAGGGAATCATATGAAAATATACTGATCCAAAAAGCCTAATCAGGGGTCACAATCTACCAGCCAGACGAAAGACCACAAGAAGGATACTTCTATATGATGAATAAAATTAGAAAAGGCAGGGATCAGAATCTGTCATGGACATCACAATAAGGTGAGAATCTGCATATACCTGTGGAAGGGGAATTGCTGAACCGAAAAGGTTGTTAGCGTTGATGCTTTGTTCCGGGCGAGGACATCCACCCCACTCAAAACTACAAACCTAAGAGTTGGTCTGGTTTTATTGATACTGAACACAACAGAGGTCAAATTTCTCTCCAACTGAGACCAGCGGCCATGCATGGATCTGCCCAGGAAGCATGTCACTGCAATTGGAAAACAAGTTAAAATCGACAGCATCCCGAACAGTACTACTGTGTGCGTGACTTTACAATCCTACATGTTATCATTCTCAACCGACATGCCTACTCAACATGTGAGATAGAACCTCCAGTCTTGGATTTTGTTCTGCCCAGAGAAGATTGAGATATTACAGATGTCCTCAGTTGCTAGTAATATAGAAGCATCACCAAGAAACAGAGTGGTTTGCCTGGTGTGCTGGCACGAGGTAATAAACTTAAAATACAAAGAAATAGATTAAAAAATTAACAAAGATTAATTGTCATTAGAAGGATTGGGCATTACTTCATATGTACAAAATTGTGATCACACCATCCCTTTTGTTCTACACCAGATGGCGTGAATCAGTCACACATCAACATCCTTTTTGTTCTATAGAAAATAGGAAGGGGAAGAAGGGCTGGGCTAGGAGGAAAGGGGGCAACGGTGGATGGGGCTGGGCTATGGTAGTCGCGCCGGTGTGGATCCCGCTGGGCGCAGCCATGGACCCCGCAGTACCGGAGGTGCGTGGGGCGCGGAGGAGAAAGGATAGGAGAAGGAAGACGGGGAGGATACCTGCGCCGCCGTGGATCCTGCTGGGCGCGGTCACGAATATCTGCCGCCGACCTCCATGGCGCCGCCGGGTATGGGGATGAGGACCGGCGATGGGTACGGGGAGGAGCGTTTCGGAAACGGTATTGAGGGTCGCTCTGGATCCCGAAGCCCGCAGTGGACCTCCTTTGCGGATGGGTTGGAATTTTGCTGGCCGATGGCCCAGTGCACGAGTGGCCTCCGTTTCGGCTTCCAGAGCAGCAGCCCACAGGACAGCTGGGCCAGGTTACACACATTGCGAAATAAATCACTTTTCACACGAGATCTGATGGCCAAAGACGACCGGATCACGGAAACGGACGGCCGAAAATCCAAATCGCTGTGAGAACAGGGATTAGATGCGGTTATACTGTCTTTAATTAGTAATCACTGATCGAGAGGAAACACACCTTGAATCCAGAGGGGTACCGGACGCCAGCGGCGTGATCTCCCTGGTGGGGCATTTCACCGAGCACCTGCAGGGCGCCCGATCCTCGCATGCAGATGGCAACTGAGATGAGCAGGCCGCCGTTACCGTGCGTCGACGGAGACGTACGCTAGCATCAGAAGCTGGAGCCATTTTGGTCGGAGAGGATTCATCGAGCGTGGGTCGCCTCGATCGGAAGCAGTTGCTCAAGGCGTGAATGCAGGTGCGGCTCGAATCCAGCTGGTTTAGCATCAGTCGCTCCTTGCGATCTTCTGCACTATGGGCGGACTGCCCAGGTGCAGGTCGGGGCGGgcggtcgccggcgatcccctGAGAAAAGGGGCGGCGCCTTGGCTCCTGGCTCGCCTCTCGCGCTGCTGCGTCTCGTGGCATTCAGAAACAAACTGTGGAAACCGGCAACCTGGGCGGCAGATTTTTTGTTTTTGAGAAAGGGCGGTAGTTCATCGCAAATGACCAATGGTGGCCGGGCTCCGGTGAAATAGAAATACATGTTCAACACGTCCGAGAAAAATTTACAGCCGGCGCCCCAAACCGGCCTCAAACGCCTGGGCGGGCTACCCCGTTACTGACCGATCACGAAAATGTGACCCATCCGGGTGCCTCAAACGCATGGGCTGTTCGGCACCCCTCATATTCAACCCAAATATAGGGCGGATGTGGGCCGCCGTGCGCGCGGACGCGTCCGACACATCAGCCCGGCCCACCCCGACCCCACTCCGTCTCCACAAATATCCTTAATCCAAAAACTCTACCTTACTCCACTCTCAGTCCGTCTCTCCTTCTCCCATTCAATGCGATCCACTTTGACGAATTCGGCAACCTTGTCTAgcgccggcagccgctccgactccgactccgacaaagAGCCGACCCTCCATATTGCCATCGAGAGGTCCAAGGTGGACACGGGGGGCAGTTCCTGATCTGCCACCTTGCCTCTCCCCCGCCGAGGCAGCAAGGACGCCGATGCTGGATGCTCCCGCGTGCAGCTCTGGAGGGCTACACAGTCCGCGCCTCCCCCACGCCATCCCCTGCTCCCGCGGGCTGTTGCTCCACCATGCGGGCAACGGTGGATGCTTGTGCCCGCCCAGCCAGCCCGGGCGCGCACGCCGGAGTCAGAGGCGCGAACCGCCCGCCACGAGAGGCGATGGGCAAGGGAGAGGGACGCGAAGGAGCCGACGAGGATGAGCGGCTCCTCATGTGGGTCTACCATCGGTCACTTACGAAGGCGGAGACAGACACTTGGTGGCTCTGCCGGAAAGAACGCAAAGGCTCTCCGCTTGCCATCGAGCAGTCCGAGcgcgaggccaaggagaaggcgatGGAGGCGGCTCAGCTGGCGAAGCTCAAGCGGCAGCAGGACCGGGCCATCTGGCGGCTCAAAGGGATCATCATCGTCTCCTCCTCAGGCGACGACGACGACCACGACGCCTCCTCGGACGACTTGGTCGGTCCTCCACCAGCCGCCGACGGTTACAGCTATGGCGCGGACCGGAAGGGGAAAAGGCCGGCGAGAAACTAGTGAAGATCCGCTTTCTTCAATTTAATTTCAAGTATTTAGATGTAGTTTAAAGTTCTTTGTCATTTATGTGAACTATGGTGGTCTTTTGAACATCCGTTCGTGATCTTTTGGtgaacatactgtgcttgccaatgTCCGTTTCTATGTCCATTTGATGATCTATGTAGTTTGATCGACGTTGCATGGTTTAGTATGGAAAGGGGGATCGGATATGAGATACACATATATGGATGACGCGATTTGAGGAGTGATCGGTCAGTGTAGGCGCTTGAGGGCCCGGACTTGCCTAGTCCAGCTGTAGATGCTACAAACCCGCCTCATACACCTGGGCGGGGCCGCCTAGTCATGATTTTTTGACCCAAACGGGTCTCTCAAACGTCTCTCAAACGcctgggctgaccggcacccccatatccagctcaaatatgagacggatatgggggcgcccgggcacgcccgccacgtcggacccggtCCACGCTGGTTCACCCGACCCCATATAAAATCCTCCCCATCCGCTCGCCGAACCAAACCCTAACCACTTCACtcccttcccctcccctcccctccccttcgcCACCCAAGCTCATCTCCGGCTCCTTTCGGTCATCTCCGACATGGCAGGCAGCGGTTCCGAGTC
Above is a window of Triticum aestivum cultivar Chinese Spring chromosome 6B, IWGSC CS RefSeq v2.1, whole genome shotgun sequence DNA encoding:
- the LOC123139612 gene encoding uncharacterized protein, coding for MAWGRRGLCSPPELHAGASSIGVLAASAGERQAVLWAAALEAETEATRALGHRPAKFQPIRKGGPLRASGSRATLNTVSETLLPVPIAGPHPHTRRRHGGRRQIFVTAPSRIHGGAVTCFLGRSMHGRWSQLERNLTSVVFSINKTRPTLRFVVLSGVDVLARNKASTLTTFSVQQFPFHRIMVNGDL